Proteins encoded within one genomic window of Pygocentrus nattereri isolate fPygNat1 chromosome 11, fPygNat1.pri, whole genome shotgun sequence:
- the cep83 gene encoding centrosomal protein of 83 kDa isoform X2, with translation MSSLARLERDKEELSAQLQSTDPARDGKRVEALLREKAQLHQRIRGLEAEVAELRAERDSSGAQAENVQRIQIRQLAETQAAVKALESEKQSARMQLERVEKELRSTQEQNTLLTGKLHKAEREISTLNSQVEGMRHTHKLELANVKLECVRARGEVERERDALQAQLEGLQSDIDVWKAAVDRNKELLSEKERELVRRVQAAREEEIQKMTAVQEEKLELENRLSELEQQRALQEATGNSLKEEWEDRVRSAQLGEEAARKELQNIRAKVQQQGLQLEELEGQKTESAELRRQNAELNLQISTLSHSESELMEANARLRDSLERVREELRSARSQMERTQQEAERLVEERRVEWLEEKHKLQEREAELQEKYSQAKERLQRASLAQKKRKTMTEAKEKKLQDKIQLLEAKIEELEIEAHMAKKNPSYSEEQAQLSRRLKELQRRHSEFRRLLLGNHMASTPLPPSVFIPGPESSFSNLQEEQHQRELSVLRKRLEELESSQQQQLEELTAPLDRDRERLVGPQNGLPDL, from the exons ATGTCTTCT CTGGCACGTCTGGAGAGGGATAAGGAGGAGCTGAGCGCGCAGCTGCAGAGCACAGACCCTGCACGGGATGGGAAGCGTGTGGAAGCCCTGCTGAGGGAAAAGGCCCAGCTGCACCAGCGAATCCGTGGCCTGGAGGCTGAGGTGGCTGAGCTCCGCGCAGAGAGGGACAGCTCGGGAGCACAGGCCGAAAATGTGCAGCGAATCCAGATCCGCCAGCTAGCAGAGACCCAGGCTGCAGTAAAGGCCCTGGAG TCAGAGAAGCAGTCTGCACGCATGCAGCTGGAGCGAGTGGAGAAAGAGCTGCGTTCAACCCAGGAGCAGAACACCCTGCTCACGGGCAAACTACACAAGGCTGAGCGGGAAATCAGCACCCTCAATAGTCAG GTTGAAGGGATGAGGCACACTCATAAGCTGGAGTTGGCTAATGTGAAGTTGGAGTGCGTGAGAGCCAgaggagaggtggagagagagcgagacgcACTGCAAGCCCAGCTGGAGG GTCTGCAGTCAGATATTGACGTTTGGAAGGCAGCCGTGGACAGAAATAAAGAACTGCTGtcagagaaagagcgagaatTGGTCCGCAGGGTGCAGGCAGCCAGAGAAGAAGAGATACAGAAAATGACTGCTGTTCAAGAAGAGAA GTTGGAACTGGAGAATCGTCTCTCTGAGCTGGAGCAGCAGAGAGCTCTGCAGGAGGCTACAGGAAACTCCCTGAAAGAGGAGTGGGAGGATCGTGTCCGTTCTGCTCAGCTGGGGGAGGAGGCTGCTCGCAAAGAACTGCAAAATATCAG AGCTAAGGTGCAGCAGCAGGGACTGCAGCTAGAGGAACTGGAGGGACAGAAGACTGAGAGTGCTGAGCTGAGACGA CAAAATGCAGAGCTGAATCTGCAGATCAGCACTCTGTCTCATTCCGAGAGTGAGCTGATGGAGGCAAATGCTAGGCTGAGGGACAGCCtggaaagggtgagagaggagctAAGAAGTGCTCGCTCACAAATGGAAAGAACCCAGCAGGAGGCAGAGAG GCTGGTGGAGGAGAGGCGGGTGGAGTGGTTGGAGGAGAAACACAAACTCCaggaaagagaggcagagcTGCAGGAGAAATACAGCCAAGCCAAGGAGCGCCTGCAGAGGGCTTCCCTTGCTCAGAAAAAG AGAAAGACCATGACTGAAGCGAAAGAGAAGAAACTACAGGATAAGATTCAGCTGCTGGAGGCCAAGATAGAAGAATTGGAAATTGAGGCTCACATGGCAAAAAA AAATCCTTCATATTCTGAAGAGCAAGCTCAGCTTAGCAGACGACTAAAGGAGCTGCAGAGGAGACACAGTGAGTTCCGCCGACTATTGCTGGGCAACCACATGGCCTCTACACCTCTTCCTCCCTCTGTGTTCATCCCAGGCCCTGAGTCCAGCTTCTCAAACCTGCAG
- the lrrc17 gene encoding leucine-rich repeat-containing protein 17 has translation MRLLTVLLLLLVLGGAEARREGRRRRDRARGRGRASAVKRFIVNCKEYMEDGDKYLDCQDRRLTAVLLGWPEDIDHLLLARNRIQALQDNTFSHFRNLQSLDLQQNEISLIEEGAFSGLTKLKTLLLQHNLLQVITEAMLIPMPQLTYLRLHDNPWKCSCQLDSLVRFLQVPSNRYMGNFAKCAEPTGLRGQKLKALDAKLLCSPPAEAQELHPRPPGMQKHPDATSLCYTYVFPKPLLDCRGRGLKTIPTEIPASIVKIDLSFNNITELRPKEFVGVKDLKLLNLSSNGLERIDTAAFVSLLYLRDLDLSNNSLRYFDYGVLEDLYYLRTLSLGGNPWICDYNIHYLIYWLKHHPAVAYTGLVCSEPSEFQGWPVENYVKTYNADCPKDKQVSQQTGTGTTSQELTAETDEEPILVPSPLRDRRPKKFEIYRLS, from the exons ATGCGGCTGCTCACtgtcctgctgctgcttctggtACTCGGAGGGGCCGAGGCACGGAGGGAAGGCCGGAGAAGGCGGGACAGGGCACGGGGCCGAGGGAGGGCAAGCGCTGTCAAGCGCTTTATAGTCAATTGCAAGGAGTACATGGAGGATGGAGACAAGTATCTGGACTGCCAGGACCGCCGCCTGACCGCTGTCCTGCTAGGATGGCCAGAGGATATTGACCACCTCCTGCTGGCACGGAACAGGATCCAGGCGCTGCAGGACAACACGTTCAGCCACTTCAGGAACCTGCAGAGTTTGGACCTACAGCAGAATGAGATTTCGCTCATTGAGGAGGGTGCTTTCAGTGGCCTAACCAAGCTCAAGACTTTACTGCTGCAACACAACCTCCTGCAGGTGATCACCGAGGCCATGCTCATCCCCATGCCACAGCTCACCTACCTGCGCCTCCACGACAACCCCTGGAAGTGCAGCTGCCAGCTTGACAGCCTAGTGCGCTTCCTGCAGGTGCCCAGCAACCGCTACATGGGCAACTTTGCGAAGTGCGCTGAGCCAACAGGGCTGAGGGGGCAGAAGCTTAAAGCGCTGGATGCAAAGTTACTGTGCTCGCCCCCTGCGGAGGCTCAAGAACTTCACCCAAGGCCACCAGGGATGCAAAAGCACCCTGATGCGACATCGCTGTGTTACACTTATGTCTTCCCCAAACCACTGCTGGACTGCAGGGGCCGAG GGCTGaagactattccgactgagaTCCCAGCAAGCATTGTGAAAATTGACCTGTCCTTCAACAACATCACAGAGCTGAGGCCTAAAGAATTTGTTGGTGTCAAAGATTTGAAACTTCTGAACCTCAGCAGCAACGGTCTGGAGCGCATTGACACAG CTGCTTTTGTGAGCCTCCTCTACCTGCGAGACCTGGACCTCTCCAACAACAGCCTACGCTACTTCGACTACGGTGTCCTGGAAGACCTGTACTACCTCCGGACGCTGTCTCTGGGGGGCAACCCCTGGATCTGTGACTACAACATCCACTACCTGATCTACTGGCTTAAGCACCACCCAGCTGTGGCCTACACAGGGCTGGTGTGCAGCGAGCCCTCAGAGTTCCAGGGCTGGCCCGTGGAGAACTATGTCAAAACCTACAACGCAGACTGTCCCAAAGACAAGCAGGTGAGCCAGCAGACGGGAACGGGCACCACCTCACAGGAGCTTACAGCAGAGACTGACGAGGAGCCCATCCTGGTGCCCAGCCCACTCCGAGACAGGCGGCCCAAGAAATTTGAGATCTATCGTCTGAGTTAA
- the cep83 gene encoding centrosomal protein of 83 kDa isoform X1: MSGPAAGQSSSAMFPNLEAGGAGRVAALLGGPVGLSSSDMELQKMLIDERMRCENHKTNYQTLKAEHTRLQDEYTRVQSELKRMLSEKQAGQEKLQLLLAELRGELLDKTRELEELKLQVMTPQRLELLKAQVQQEMEAPIRERFSKLEEEAEKYRSEYNKLRYDLTFLKSEFDHQREEHERILEERKMRYSADLARLERDKEELSAQLQSTDPARDGKRVEALLREKAQLHQRIRGLEAEVAELRAERDSSGAQAENVQRIQIRQLAETQAAVKALESEKQSARMQLERVEKELRSTQEQNTLLTGKLHKAEREISTLNSQVEGMRHTHKLELANVKLECVRARGEVERERDALQAQLEGLQSDIDVWKAAVDRNKELLSEKERELVRRVQAAREEEIQKMTAVQEEKLELENRLSELEQQRALQEATGNSLKEEWEDRVRSAQLGEEAARKELQNIRAKVQQQGLQLEELEGQKTESAELRRQNAELNLQISTLSHSESELMEANARLRDSLERVREELRSARSQMERTQQEAERLVEERRVEWLEEKHKLQEREAELQEKYSQAKERLQRASLAQKKRKTMTEAKEKKLQDKIQLLEAKIEELEIEAHMAKKNPSYSEEQAQLSRRLKELQRRHSEFRRLLLGNHMASTPLPPSVFIPGPESSFSNLQEEQHQRELSVLRKRLEELESSQQQQLEELTAPLDRDRERLVGPQNGLPDL, from the exons ATGAGCGGCCCTGCGGCAGGCCAGTCCTCCTCTGCCATGTTCCCGAACCTGGAAGCTGGAGGGGCTGGCAGAGTGGCAGCCCTGCTAGGAGGGCCTGTGGGACTTAGCAGCTCAGACATGGAGCTGCAGAAGATGCTCATCGATGAGAGGATGCGCTGCGAGAACCACAAAACCAACTACCAGACCCTGAAGGCTGAGCACACGAG GCTGCAGGATGAGTACACGCGGGTGCAGTCAGAGTTGAAACGGATGCTGAGTGAGAAGCAGGCTGGTCAGGAGaaactgcagctgctgctggcGGAGCTGAGAGGAGAGCTGTTGGATAAGACTCGTGAGCTTGAAGAGCTCAAACTGCAG GTGATGACCCCTCAGCGGTTGGAGCTGTTGAAAGCCCAGGTCCAGCAGGAGATGGAGGCTCCTATCAGAGAGCGCTTCAGTAAGCTAGAGGAG GAAGCAGAGAAGTATAGATCTGAATACAATAAGTTGCGTTACGACCTCACCTTCCTCAAATCGGAGTTTGATCACCAGCGAGAGGAACATGAGCGCATCCTGGAGGAGAGGAAGATGCGCTACAGTGCTGAT CTGGCACGTCTGGAGAGGGATAAGGAGGAGCTGAGCGCGCAGCTGCAGAGCACAGACCCTGCACGGGATGGGAAGCGTGTGGAAGCCCTGCTGAGGGAAAAGGCCCAGCTGCACCAGCGAATCCGTGGCCTGGAGGCTGAGGTGGCTGAGCTCCGCGCAGAGAGGGACAGCTCGGGAGCACAGGCCGAAAATGTGCAGCGAATCCAGATCCGCCAGCTAGCAGAGACCCAGGCTGCAGTAAAGGCCCTGGAG TCAGAGAAGCAGTCTGCACGCATGCAGCTGGAGCGAGTGGAGAAAGAGCTGCGTTCAACCCAGGAGCAGAACACCCTGCTCACGGGCAAACTACACAAGGCTGAGCGGGAAATCAGCACCCTCAATAGTCAG GTTGAAGGGATGAGGCACACTCATAAGCTGGAGTTGGCTAATGTGAAGTTGGAGTGCGTGAGAGCCAgaggagaggtggagagagagcgagacgcACTGCAAGCCCAGCTGGAGG GTCTGCAGTCAGATATTGACGTTTGGAAGGCAGCCGTGGACAGAAATAAAGAACTGCTGtcagagaaagagcgagaatTGGTCCGCAGGGTGCAGGCAGCCAGAGAAGAAGAGATACAGAAAATGACTGCTGTTCAAGAAGAGAA GTTGGAACTGGAGAATCGTCTCTCTGAGCTGGAGCAGCAGAGAGCTCTGCAGGAGGCTACAGGAAACTCCCTGAAAGAGGAGTGGGAGGATCGTGTCCGTTCTGCTCAGCTGGGGGAGGAGGCTGCTCGCAAAGAACTGCAAAATATCAG AGCTAAGGTGCAGCAGCAGGGACTGCAGCTAGAGGAACTGGAGGGACAGAAGACTGAGAGTGCTGAGCTGAGACGA CAAAATGCAGAGCTGAATCTGCAGATCAGCACTCTGTCTCATTCCGAGAGTGAGCTGATGGAGGCAAATGCTAGGCTGAGGGACAGCCtggaaagggtgagagaggagctAAGAAGTGCTCGCTCACAAATGGAAAGAACCCAGCAGGAGGCAGAGAG GCTGGTGGAGGAGAGGCGGGTGGAGTGGTTGGAGGAGAAACACAAACTCCaggaaagagaggcagagcTGCAGGAGAAATACAGCCAAGCCAAGGAGCGCCTGCAGAGGGCTTCCCTTGCTCAGAAAAAG AGAAAGACCATGACTGAAGCGAAAGAGAAGAAACTACAGGATAAGATTCAGCTGCTGGAGGCCAAGATAGAAGAATTGGAAATTGAGGCTCACATGGCAAAAAA AAATCCTTCATATTCTGAAGAGCAAGCTCAGCTTAGCAGACGACTAAAGGAGCTGCAGAGGAGACACAGTGAGTTCCGCCGACTATTGCTGGGCAACCACATGGCCTCTACACCTCTTCCTCCCTCTGTGTTCATCCCAGGCCCTGAGTCCAGCTTCTCAAACCTGCAG